The Ruegeria sp. YS9 genome contains a region encoding:
- a CDS encoding ABC transporter ATP-binding protein, whose product MTGVTLNRAIKRYGQTQVIHGIDLQIEDGEFCVFVGPSGCGKSTLLRMIAGLEETSEGEIHIGSREVTHMDPAKRGVAMVFQTYALYPHMSVAENMGFGLRMNGVPKAEIDQKVQEASSILKLDPYLKRKPKALSGGQRQRVAIGRAIVRGPEVFLFDEPLSNLDAELRVEMRVEIARLHQEIGATMIYVTHDQVEAMTMADKIVVLRDGRIEQVGAPMDLYRDPDNRFVAGFIGSPAMNFLDCDYADGHVTHPALGQPLPISATVPAGTDKVTLGMRPEHIHIDRSADTCTVDLTEALGGVSYSYLLTPNGDKLIVEERDDQRSKTGDRIGISIQPDRAMVFDPETGQRFR is encoded by the coding sequence ATGACAGGTGTAACTCTGAATCGGGCAATCAAACGGTACGGTCAGACACAGGTCATTCATGGGATCGACCTGCAAATCGAAGATGGCGAGTTCTGCGTTTTCGTAGGGCCTTCGGGGTGCGGAAAATCCACGTTGTTGCGGATGATTGCCGGGTTGGAAGAAACCTCGGAAGGTGAGATTCACATCGGATCGCGCGAGGTGACACATATGGACCCGGCCAAGCGCGGCGTGGCCATGGTGTTCCAGACCTATGCGCTCTACCCGCATATGTCAGTGGCCGAAAATATGGGATTTGGCCTGCGCATGAATGGTGTCCCAAAAGCCGAGATCGACCAGAAGGTGCAGGAGGCTTCGAGCATTCTGAAGCTTGATCCCTATCTCAAGCGCAAGCCCAAGGCCCTGTCCGGGGGGCAACGGCAAAGGGTTGCAATCGGGCGGGCGATTGTACGCGGGCCCGAGGTTTTTCTGTTCGACGAACCCCTGTCCAACCTGGACGCCGAATTGCGTGTCGAGATGCGCGTCGAAATCGCGCGTCTGCATCAGGAAATCGGCGCAACCATGATCTATGTGACCCATGATCAGGTCGAAGCCATGACGATGGCCGACAAGATTGTCGTACTGCGCGATGGCCGGATTGAACAGGTCGGCGCCCCGATGGATCTGTACCGTGACCCCGACAACCGGTTTGTTGCAGGTTTCATCGGTTCGCCTGCGATGAACTTTCTCGATTGCGATTATGCCGACGGCCATGTCACCCATCCCGCTTTGGGCCAGCCATTGCCGATCTCGGCAACTGTTCCTGCCGGAACGGACAAGGTGACGTTGGGGATGCGCCCCGAACATATCCACATCGACCGGTCTGCGGACACCTGCACAGTGGATCTGACCGAAGCGCTTGGGGGTGTTTCCTACTCCTATCTGCTGACGCCAAATGGTGACAAACTAATTGTGGAAGAGCGGGATGACCAGCGCAGCAAAACCGGCGACCGGATTGGCATATCAATTCAACCCGACCGTGCCATGGTATTTGATCCCGAGACAGGGCAGAGATTTCGGTAA